Genomic window (Pseudomonadota bacterium):
CATCAGCGACGGCAAATGGCACGACGTCAACGTCCTCGATATCCTCGTGCCTGAGGCCGGTGCTTTCTATGTCATGGACCGTGGATATGTCGACTACGAGCAGTTATACAAGCTGCATCAAGCTGCAAGCTTTTTTGTCATTCGCGCCAAGTCCAACTTGCGCTTCAAGCGTCGCTATTCGCAGACCGTTGACGCTCACAGCAACATCGTCTCCGACCAGCTTGGGACCTTTGCCTACTTTCGCGCCAATAGAGACTATCCCGCGTCTGTACGACGGATCCGCATCCGAGACGACGACGGCAAATTCCTCGTTTTCTTGACTAACAGCTTCGAACTTCCTGCGACCACTATTGCGCAACTGTATCGATGTCGGTGGCAAATCGAATTGTTCTTCAAATGGATCAAGCAGCATCTACGCATCAAGGCATTCTTCGGTACCTCTGAGAATGCGGTGAAGACCCAGATCTGGATTGCTGTCTCCAGCTATGTCTTGGTCGCGATCCTGAAAAAGAGACTCAAGCTCTCCGCTTCTCTGTACGAAATCCTACAGGTCTTGAGTCTCACGCTATTCGAGAGAACCCCAATAAATCAGCTACTTGACCAGCAACCGTCGGTAGCGTCCCAAGGAGTGGTGTAAGAACTGAAGGTGGCTAGTCCGGTTAGCCCAGCCCGCCCCGCGGGGCGGGCTGGGCCGGGATCGGCGGCCATCGTGGGTCTGGGTTAAGGTTGAGTTACCAAGCTAAACCATGACCTGGAGAACACCACGATGACCAAGACAAGCATTGCACTGACCGAGCTGGTCGAGAAGGGGGCCGACCAAGATTTCCTTCGCGACCTGGTCACCCACGTCGTCGAGAGCCTGATGGCGATGGACGTCGACAATCTGTGCGGCGCGGCCTACGGCGAGCGCAGCGGCGAGCGGCAGAACAGCCGCAACGGCTACCGCGAGCGCCTGTGGGAGACGCGCGCCGGCAGCATCCCGCTCAAGATCCCGAAGCTGCGCAGTGGGAGCTACTTCCCGCCGTTCCTCGAGCCGCGCCGCACGGCGGAGAAGGCCCTGGCGGCGGTCATCCAGGAAGCCTACGTACAAGGCGTCTCGACCCGTTCAGTGGACGAGTTGGTCAAGGCGATGGGTATGAGCGGGATCTCCAAGAGCCAGGTGTCGCGACTGTGCGCCGAAATAGACGAGCGGGTCGGGGCGTTCCTGGACCGGCCGCTGGAAGGCGACTGGCCGTACCTGTGGATCGACGCCACCTACGTCAAAGCGCGGGAGGCCGGCCGGATCGTGTCCAAGGCGGTAATAATCGCCGTGGCGGTCAATACCGACGGCATGCGCGAAGTGCTCGGCATGGCGGTTGGGCCAAGCGAGGCCGAGCCGTTCTGGACGGACTTCCTGCGCAGCCTGACACGGCGCGGATTACGCGGCGTGAAGCTCGTGATCTCCGACGCCCATCAAGGCTTGAAGACGGCGGCGTCGAAGGCGTTGAGCGCGACCTGGCAGCGCTGCAAGGTGCACTTCCTGCGCAACGCGCTCGCTCACGCCGGCAAGGGCCAACGGCAGATGGTGCTGGCCGCCATCAACACCGCCTTCGCCCAGGAGACACACGAGGCGGCGGTCGCGCAATGGCGCATCGTCGCTGACCAGTTACGCGTCAAGTTCCCCAAGCTCGGCGCGTTGATGGACGAGGCAGAGACCGAGGTGCTGAGCTACCTCGCCTTCCCCAAGGCCCATCGAACCCAGATCCACTCGACCAACCCGCTTGAGCGACTCAACGCCGAGGTCAAACGACGCACCGACGTGGTCGGCATCTTCCCGAACGACGCGGCGGTGACCAGGCTCGTCGGCGCGATACTGCTCGAGCAGAACGACGAGTGGGCCCTGCAGCGGCGCTACATGCAGCTTGAGGGCTTGCAGTCCCTGATCGACAATCCCGCTGCACGGCTCTCCGCCGTGATCAACTAACGCAGGTGAGCACCTGCCCAGGCTCGCGCTCTTACACCACGTCCAGGGACACGATCCAACCGTCGCCACTCGACCAGCCGAAAGTGCACAACCAATTGATATTGTTCGATTAACGTTGGGACACTACTGTGTGCGAATGAATTCGCACCTACGGTCCGCTATTCAGCGCCCGGTTCGCCGTCGAGCAACTGTTCGTGCATCGCGTCCTCCCAGGCCTGCGCGCGGCTTTCGACTTCCACCTGCTTGATGCCGGTGAAGGGCTCTTTCTGCAGCAGCGCCGTCCAGCGCGACTTGTGCTGGTAACGCTCGAGGATCTCTTGGCTGGTGGCGTACAGCGCGCGGTTCTTCTGTTGCGCATCGGCGAGTTCGGCGCGCGTGGCGTCGAGATTGCGCTCGAGTTCCGCCTTGGCGGCCTGTGTCGCCTGGTGTTCGGCCTTCAAAGCCTTGTACTTGCCGACCAGTGCTTCGAGGCGCTCGCCAAGCTTTTGCTTGCGCGCTTCGAGGCGCGTGAGCTTGTCGCGGGCGCTGCCGAGTTCCTGGCCGCGCGCGGCAATGTCCGCCTCGCGGGCGCCGACATCGAGCCGGGCAATCTTGAGCTGCTGTTCCAGCGACGCGTTGCTGGCCTTGAGCTTCGCGTTGTCCATTTCGAGCTGCTGGCGAGCGTCGTTCAACTGTTTCAGCATGCCCTGGGCGCGTGCCAGCGCCGCCTGGGCATTGGGTGGCTCGGCGAGGGCTGCGCCCACGCCGAGACTCAGCAGCAGCGCGAAGCCACGCGCAACACGGCTAGAATTTCGCATTGAGATCCACCTGCAAGGTATCGATATCCAGCGGCGGACCGTCGATGGCAGCGCTCGACAGGTAGCGCAGCTGCAGCCAGGTGTTACGCGCCAGGCCGTACTTGCCGCCCAGCACCCAGCCCTTGGTATCCGTGCCGCCGAGATGGAAGTCGGAATCGGTGAAGGCATCGAGCACCGCGTCGCGCTGCAGGTAGCGGTAGCTGGCCGACACCTGCCAGTCACGGAACTTCGTGACTTGCGGCCAGCCCGCCACCATTTCGAACAGCCAGCCGAGGCTGCGCTCGCCGTTGGAATAGAGATAAGTGACCCCACCAGTGCGCCGCGCCACCTCGTCGCGGTCGTAGCCGAGGTTCTTGACCACGTCCCCCTTGAAGATCACGTGGTAGGGCGCGAAGGTCGCGAGATCCAGTGACAGGTTCAGATCGAGCAGGTGGTAGTCCGCCGCCAGCGCGAACAGGGCGTCGTCGGCGCCGCCGTTGAGATTCGGATCGTTGGCAATGTTGTAGAGCAGGTTGCCCTTCTGCAGGAAAGTCGGCTGGGTGCTGTTGTTCTGCGTGCTGCCCAGCGCATTCTTCTTGCCGGTGATGTGGATGTAACGGTAATAGGCGCTCGCGAAGGTGAGCTTGTTCTGGTTCTCGAACTCCCAAGACGCGCCGAGCTGGCCGGCCGCCAGCCACTTGTCCTGCGACGAGAATTCCACCTGCTGCAACGGGAACAGGCCGACCGTCGCGAACACGTGGCGCCCGCTCGGGCCGAGACCACTGATGCCCTCCTCCTGGCCGATGACGCGCTTGAGACTCAGCGCCGCGCCATCGAAGTTGAGATCCTCGTCCCACACGAGGTCGGTCGAGATCCACGGGTTGGCGATGCGGCCCGCGGCGAAATTGAGCGTACTGTTCAACCAGCCGAAGCCCTGCTCGGCCGGCAGCTCGTAAAGCAGCGCGGCGCGGTCGAGCTGGATGCTGAAGCGCTGGCCGCCGCTGCCGAGGGTCTGGTTGGTCGACACCGGGTTGGTCTGGTTGCCGGTCGCGACCCGCGTATCGAACGTCCAGTGGTCCGTGATGGCAGCACGCAGGTTGAGGCGCACGCGTTCGCGCCAGCGGTTGTTGTCGTCCGAGGTATTGAGAAACGCGCGCGCACCGGCCTGGCTGATGCCGCCGGCGGCGT
Coding sequences:
- a CDS encoding IS4 family transposase, encoding ISDGKWHDVNVLDILVPEAGAFYVMDRGYVDYEQLYKLHQAASFFVIRAKSNLRFKRRYSQTVDAHSNIVSDQLGTFAYFRANRDYPASVRRIRIRDDDGKFLVFLTNSFELPATTIAQLYRCRWQIELFFKWIKQHLRIKAFFGTSENAVKTQIWIAVSSYVLVAILKKRLKLSASLYEILQVLSLTLFERTPINQLLDQQPSVASQGVV
- a CDS encoding IS256 family transposase, producing MTKTSIALTELVEKGADQDFLRDLVTHVVESLMAMDVDNLCGAAYGERSGERQNSRNGYRERLWETRAGSIPLKIPKLRSGSYFPPFLEPRRTAEKALAAVIQEAYVQGVSTRSVDELVKAMGMSGISKSQVSRLCAEIDERVGAFLDRPLEGDWPYLWIDATYVKAREAGRIVSKAVIIAVAVNTDGMREVLGMAVGPSEAEPFWTDFLRSLTRRGLRGVKLVISDAHQGLKTAASKALSATWQRCKVHFLRNALAHAGKGQRQMVLAAINTAFAQETHEAAVAQWRIVADQLRVKFPKLGALMDEAETEVLSYLAFPKAHRTQIHSTNPLERLNAEVKRRTDVVGIFPNDAAVTRLVGAILLEQNDEWALQRRYMQLEGLQSLIDNPAARLSAVIN
- a CDS encoding putative porin codes for the protein MNRFTVKGLAGPLLLLAAASTHAAPAADEKQQLLELKNTVVNLVDALVKQGVLQPELAASLVKKAETDAATQAAQQVAMAADEAAPVAEAGASAAPGKVVRVPYVPEFVKKEIREQVRAELREDVLSDVSQKAKQERWGTPDALPAWVNNIKISGDARVRNEYNKYGKDNADTLSAQNLYLDIPRVNAAGGISQAGARAFLNTSDDNNRWRERVRLNLRAAITDHWTFDTRVATGNQTNPVSTNQTLGSGGQRFSIQLDRAALLYELPAEQGFGWLNSTLNFAAGRIANPWISTDLVWDEDLNFDGAALSLKRVIGQEEGISGLGPSGRHVFATVGLFPLQQVEFSSQDKWLAAGQLGASWEFENQNKLTFASAYYRYIHITGKKNALGSTQNNSTQPTFLQKGNLLYNIANDPNLNGGADDALFALAADYHLLDLNLSLDLATFAPYHVIFKGDVVKNLGYDRDEVARRTGGVTYLYSNGERSLGWLFEMVAGWPQVTKFRDWQVSASYRYLQRDAVLDAFTDSDFHLGGTDTKGWVLGGKYGLARNTWLQLRYLSSAAIDGPPLDIDTLQVDLNAKF